The genomic interval ACGTTTTTCTCTGCTATTATCCCCTCTAGGAATTCCATTGCGTGCTCAAAACTATCTACATTACGCTGCAATTCTTTGGCCACTTCATTATATAGCACCTGCGACAGTTTATATAATGGAGTACCCGTTAGCTTCTTATTTAATAAATTAGTTAATTGCTCTAATTGTGTAGCAGGTAATTGTGGTGGAAGAGATACCAGTTTTTTCTCAACATGCCCAGTATCAGTAATAAGGATGCACACGCAATTGTCTTGGTTAATAGGTACCAATTGAATGTTTTTAAGTTTTGTATGAAATACCTCGGGACCCAAAACAATAGCCGTATAGTTAGTAAGACCTGCTAGTATATTAGCCGTATTGCTTACGATTTCCTCTACCTCTAATTTTTTTTGAACCAATAGCTCTCTAACACTAATTAGGTCACCCTTAGATAAGACTGTTGCTTCCATTAGGTTATCAACATAGTATCGATAGCCTTTTTGCGACGGTATTCTACCAGCAGAGGTATGAGGCTGTTCTAAATAGCCTAATTCTTCTAAATCAGACATCTCGTTACGAATAGTTGCTGAGCTATAATTTACGGATTCTTTTTTTGCTATAACCCTTGATCCTACAGGCTCGGCAGAGCGTACATAATCATCGATGATAACTTTTAGAATCAGTTTTTGGCGATCAGTCAACATCATCATTACCTCCTGTTAGCACTCTATCGTAGTGAGTGCTAAACCTTTAATAAAAAAATACCAAAAAACATAATCTTTTGTCAACCTGTTAGCTGCAAAATATTATTTGATTTTTCATTTTATCTATAAGCAAAAGCCGAAGAGCACGATTCTTCCCTTCGACTTTATATATTAATATTCTTAAAGTTGTTATTAATAATTTTCGTGCTTAACAACGGCTACAAAGTTTGGTAACACCTTGAAGTTCACCTTGTCTCCAATTCGAATACATACCTCTGGGTGAATATGCACAAGCATATCCTTTGTTTTATTGTTTTGAAGCTTTACTTGAGCTAAAGCATCAATAGACTCACCAGTATATGTGGCCTGTGTAATGACACCTTCAATATCACCATTAGCATCCATCTCTAAGCTGTCAGGGCGAACTGATATATAAACTTTTTCCCCAGGCGGAAGGCTATGGGTATGATTGCAAGGAATCGTCCCCAATTCAGTCACTACTGATTTAGCATCTGGACCGATTATCCCTTCAAGCATATTTGTCTGACCTACAAACTTAGCAACAAAAGTATTAGCAGGGAATTGATATATCTCCCTTGGTGTTCCGTTCTGCTGAATAACGCCGTCCTTCATAACAATTATGCGATCAGATATTGCTAATGCATCCTTTTGATCGTGGGATACAAATACCGCTGTCGCCCCTGCTTCTTTAATAATACGCTTAACCTCAACACGCATATGTGTACGCAAATCAGCATCTAAGTTACTAAATGGTTCATCTAAAAGCACTACAACAGGGCGACGTGCAAGGGCCCTAGCTAGTGCTACCCTTTGCTGCTGACCTCCAGATAGTTCATGAGGAAAACGTTTTTCAAAGCCATTTAGGTTGACCAATTCGATAACTTCTTTAATTCTTTTGTCGCGATCAGACTGCTTGTAATTAAAGCCAATATTATTATACACATCTAAATGCGGAAACAATGCATAGTCCTGAAACACCATGCCTACACCACGCTTTTCAGGTGGTATCCAAGCATTATCACTACTCACAACTTTTCCAGCTATTGAAATAACACCTGAATCTGCTCGTTCGAAACCAGCTATAAGACGAAGTGTTGTCGACTTACCACAACCACTAGGACCTAATAACGTTATGATTGAACCCTTCTCTACAGACAAACATAAATTAGTTAAGGC from Desulfuribacillus alkaliarsenatis carries:
- a CDS encoding ABC transporter ATP-binding protein, which codes for MFDIELKSVTKTYIGSDNPALTNLCLSVEKGSIITLLGPSGCGKSTTLRLIAGFERADSGVISIAGKVVSSDNAWIPPEKRGVGMVFQDYALFPHLDVYNNIGFNYKQSDRDKRIKEVIELVNLNGFEKRFPHELSGGQQQRVALARALARRPVVVLLDEPFSNLDADLRTHMRVEVKRIIKEAGATAVFVSHDQKDALAISDRIIVMKDGVIQQNGTPREIYQFPANTFVAKFVGQTNMLEGIIGPDAKSVVTELGTIPCNHTHSLPPGEKVYISVRPDSLEMDANGDIEGVITQATYTGESIDALAQVKLQNNKTKDMLVHIHPEVCIRIGDKVNFKVLPNFVAVVKHENY
- the hrcA gene encoding heat-inducible transcriptional repressor HrcA translates to MMMLTDRQKLILKVIIDDYVRSAEPVGSRVIAKKESVNYSSATIRNEMSDLEELGYLEQPHTSAGRIPSQKGYRYYVDNLMEATVLSKGDLISVRELLVQKKLEVEEIVSNTANILAGLTNYTAIVLGPEVFHTKLKNIQLVPINQDNCVCILITDTGHVEKKLVSLPPQLPATQLEQLTNLLNKKLTGTPLYKLSQVLYNEVAKELQRNVDSFEHAMEFLEGIIAEKNVKDARGVFLRGTSHILNQPEFKDLDKVKALLGLFENNKVVVDLFTNQSSSTVVKIGQENKAVEAHNCSVISANYILNGKPIGSIGIIGPTRLDYAKIITLIDYISLDLSKTLGKLYKE